TAAAAGAATCAAGACTTTAGGGCATTTAACCCAAAAAGGGAATAAAAAAGAACTTTCCCAAAGCTACGCTTGTTTCTGGGGCTTAAAAAAGCTATACTTATCAGATATTTAAAAAACTTGTTTTGAGCATTTCAGCTCGCAAGCTCACATCTGAGGAATAACACCATGAAGAAAAAATATTTCACCATTCTCTGCCTGGTTCTTTTTGCTCTTGCGTCATGCTCTGGTGACAGCGCGCCTGCTCCAGTTGTTCCTCCTGCGCCTGGCATTAGCCCCAACGATCTCGATGGCGATGGAATTCCCAACAATGCAGACAACTGCCCTCTTGTTTCAAACGCCGATCAAGCCAACACCGATGGTGATGCCACCGGAGATGCCTGCGACGAAGATGAGAATGGTGACGTAGATGGCGATGGACTCCACAATGGCGTTGATAACTGCCCGAATGCTGCAAACGCCGACCAGCTTGACTTAGACGCCGATGGCATTGGTGATGTGTGCGATGACGACATGGATGGTGACGGCATTGCCAATATTGATGATGACTTAAGCACCTGTGCCAACGCAGCGGGTTCTGATGCTCATATATTTCGTGGCAATGTTACGGCAGCTACTCTCCACCTCCTCTCCCCCGAACAGTGTCTCATTGAGGGAAGTATCCACTTAACTGGAGTTGTTGATATTTTAAAGTGGCAACAGTTGGAAAAAATTGGAAAGGTTACTCAAAATATTAACATTCATGACAACAATGCCTTAGTTGAATTCAAGATGCCGTACCTCAAAGAAACGGATAACATTTTCGTTACAAGCAACCCACAACTTGAAATGATCAACTTGCAACATTTGACATCTACCACAACCATCACGCTTCAAGAAAATAGTGAGTTGGCTTCTGTAGATTTTACTTTTTTAACCCAAACAGATTCACTTATCCTTCAATCAAACAGTCTTACTGATATAAATTTTCCTTCTTTGCTTACAGCAAACCTTACTATTAGCGATGGAAATGACGAACACCTTGAAGGAACAATTACAAGCATCAACCTTCCCCTTTTCAGCACGGGATCCCTCACAGTTAGAAACGCAGAAATTCTGCAAAGTTTATCTGCACCATCACTAACTGAAGCAAACAATATTTATCTCCATGGACTCATAAATCTTGAGCAACTTGACTTAAGCAATCTGCAAAAAGTAAACGAAAAACTCATGCTACGTGGTTACATGAGAAAACTCAAAACACTCAACCTTTCACAGCTTGAGCGTGTAAATGGTTTATTCAAAGTCTATCTTCTTACAGAACTTGAAACACTATCACTTGATAAGCTAAACGTTGTTACTGGAAGTCTTTCCCTCATTATCATTGCCCAAGTTAAAAAATATAAGTGCACCAGCCTTAACTTCTGTATTTGAGGATATTCTTTTGGCACACCTTTCAGAATTAACTTCTGTAGAAATGCCAGTGCTTACAAACACAAATGGTGCATTGATTCTTTATAACAATAGCAAGCTTGGTAGCCTTAATTTTTCAAGCCTCAGATCACTTGGTTTAAAAAAATTTGGAGGAACTTCTCAGTTTACTGAAGTAAGTTTTTTTGAAGGAGAGATTCCTGATGTCCTTGAAGAAATGGGAAGAAATGTTGATCCAAGTTGGAATAAAACAATCGAAAAATCCAGCATCGTTATTGGAAGAAATGTTCGTTTCAATTATACTGCCCAACATAAACTGCTTTCAACTGCTACTAGCCTTGCAAAAAACACTTTGATGAATACCACTCTCCCGCAAGCACAGTTCGATTTTGGAAAAATAAGATCAGTCCAAGGCTCTGTGTTTGTGTTTGGGAATTAGTAAGTGAAAAAAAAGCCAATTCCTTTTCAAGAATTGGCTTTTTGCTTTTCATTTTGTTCTACTTCATTACTGAGGACGAAGGGTTTCGCCGCCTGGCTTCCAGTTAACGGGGCATGCTTCAGCGCCGCCTGATTTTTCTACATACTGAATAGCCTGAAGCACGCGAAGAACTTCGTCTACATTTCTGCCAATGCCAAGATCATGAACAAGTTGATAATGAAGTTTATTGTCTGGGCCAATAATGAAAAGTCCGCGAAGAGCAATACCAGCATCTTCAAGCAAAACACCATAATCACGAGCTACTTGCTTTGAAAGGTCAGCTGCAAGAGCATGTTTCATTTCGCCAAGATCAGACTGGATCCATGCTCTGTGGCTGAATTTGCTGTCGGTACTGCATCCAATAACAGTGGTATTGAGAGCTTCAAATTCTGCAATACGTTCGTTGAAGGCGGTAATTTCAGTTGGGCACACAAACGTGAAATCGAGCGGATAGAAGTAAAGTACTTTCCATTTTCCTTCTAATTTATCTGAAGAAACGGTAACAAAATCACCTTTTCCAATAACAGCATCCATAGTGAAACGGGGAGCTTTCTGACCTATCTGCAACATAATGCCTCCATAGCTTTAGGGTTAACAATCGCGTAGTCTCTAACAGACAGCTTCCAAGCTCGTCAACCCCAATTTGGAAGGGAAAATCTTCAACAACACCCCGCTGGGCCGCTTCCAGTCTCTTTTTTACACTGAATGCTTTTGTAAACAACAGCGCCTGCAATGGCGCCACAAAGAGGTGCAACAAGATAAAGCCACAGTCCTGAAAAATCTTGCGCTAGAATTGCTGGTCCAATACTGCGAGCAGGATTAAGTGAAGCGCCTGTCAAACTTCCCCCCACAAG
This Deltaproteobacteria bacterium CG11_big_fil_rev_8_21_14_0_20_42_23 DNA region includes the following protein-coding sequences:
- a CDS encoding thioredoxin peroxidase, whose product is MLQIGQKAPRFTMDAVIGKGDFVTVSSDKLEGKWKVLYFYPLDFTFVCPTEITAFNERIAEFEALNTTVIGCSTDSKFSHRAWIQSDLGEMKHALAADLSKQVARDYGVLLEDAGIALRGLFIIGPDNKLHYQLVHDLGIGRNVDEVLRVLQAIQYVEKSGGAEACPVNWKPGGETLRPQ